The genomic window CCCCTGGTAGTCGATCTCGGCTTTGGTGGTGATCTCGCCCGCGATCACCACGAGGCCGGTGGTGAGCATCGTCTCGCAGGCCACCCTGCCGTGGGGATCCTTCTCGTAGACGGCGTCGACGATCGCGTCGCTGATCTGGTCCGCGACCTTGTCGGGGTGGCCCATCGTGACCGATTCAGAGGTGAACAGATACCGCGATGCCATTGCGTCCTCCCTTTCTGTGCGTCCCTGCCGCGTGCCGTCAGTCCGTTTCGGCGCGCCTCGTTGCCGTGTAGAGCGCGTCGGCCCTCCGGTACATCTCCAGATCCCCGATATCATACCAGATCCCCCGGAAGACGTAGGCATAAACCTCCTCGCGGGGGCAGAGCCACTTGACGAAGAGACCCGGCGCGTCCATCTTGTTCCCCTCCCGCGCGTACGTCTCGAAGAGCGGGAGCTTCCGGCGCGGGTACAGGTACATCCCGATCGCGGCGAGCGTCGTGGGCGGGTCGGCGGGCTTCTCCACGAAGTTCACGACGCGGTGCGCCGCGTCGACCCGGAGGATGCCGTAGAGCCGCGCCGCCTCCCGGTCGCCGACGTCGTAGGCGGCGACGGTGATCCCCTTCTCCCTGAAGAACGGGATGAGTCTTCCCAGGTCGAGGTCGAAGAGGTTGTCGCCGAGAACGACGAACAGGTCGTCGTCGATCCTCTCCTTCTCGATCACGAACCGGATGTCGCCGATGGCCCCGAGCTTGTCCGCGTCGGAGACCGTCCCGTCGTCGATGACGGCGACCGGGGCGCGGCTGCGCCTCTTCTCAGCCCATTCCCGGAACGACGGGGCGAACCGGCGGTTGGTCACCACGAGGATCCGGTCTATCTCCTCCACCTTGTCGAGCGCGTCGACGATGTAGTCGATGATCGGCCTCCCGGCGATCGGGAGGAGCGGTTTGGCGCGGTCTTTGGTGAGCGGGTAGAGCCGCGTCGCGTACCCCGCAGCCATGATCAGCGCCTTCACCCCGTCCCTCCTCCTCGAAAGATGGAAAAAAGGACCCTGGAGACACCCGGGTCCCCGCATTCCCACCCACGGTACGAGGGTACAGTATATACCGCGTCGAAACGGATGGCAAGCCCCTTGCCCCCGCCCCGCGGGCGCCCCCTCCCCGTGCGCCCGACGCGGCCGGCGCGACGGCCCCCCACGCCCCGCCCGCGGCGGTATTCCGCTTGACATCGGCGTATGAAACTGGTGTAATCGCGCCTACGGGTTGGACGCGATGTGTCCGCGGATACCGAGAGCCGCGGGGGAGGAGATGAATGAGCAATATCCTGAGGAGGCTCGGCGCGGACGGTGCGGGCCAGGGCATCCCCAACTACCCCGGCAGGGAGGAGGGACAGAAGATGGCCATTCAGGACAAGCTGCAGCAGCCGATCGCCCACAGCGAGCTCAAGGAGACCGTCATCAGCCCGGACGCCGAGTTCAAGGGGTCGATGAAGTTCAAGGACTCTTTGCGGATCGACGGGAACTTCGAGGGGGAGATCGACTCCAACGGAACGCTCTTCGTCGGCAAGACCGGCCTCGTGAAGGCCGAGGTCCACGTGGGGAACGTGATCGTCGAGGGGAAGATCGAGGGGAACGTCACCTGCGAGGACAAGATCGAACTCCGGGCGACCGCGAAGATGCTCGGCGACATCCAGGCCGCCCGCCTGACCATCGCCGAGGGGGTCAACATCGTCGGCAAATGCTCCGTGAGCTCGCAGAAGCCGGCGGCGGAAGCGTTCAAGCCCGACCGGCCTTCCCGCCCCGACTTCAAGAAAGGCAGGGACGACAGGTCCGGCGGCGAGCGGTCCGGGATGGGGGGGGGCGCGGACTGACCGATTCGCGGCGCGACGGTGCACACGCGGGGCGGCCGCAGGGCCGCCCTATTTCTTTTCCTCGATATGGCCGAGGGCGCGGCGGCCGAGGGGGGTATCCGTGCCGTAGAGCTCGGCCGCCCGCTGGAGGTGGTAGGCGGCGAGGACGAAACGGCCCTGCTTCTTGTAGTTGATGCCGAGGTTGAAGTGCGCCTCGGCGTTCTGCGGATCCTTGTCGATCAGTCCCTTGTACTCCCTGACCGCCTCCTCGCTGTTCCCCATCACGCCGTGCAGGAACGCCAGATTCATCCTCGCCGCCCGGTATCCCGGATCCTTCGAGAGCGCCGTGCCGAACGCCTCCAACGCCTCCTGGTAGCGCTGGATGTGCATGAAGACGAGGCCGAGGTAGTTGTACGCGGCCGCGTTTTCCGGGTCGAGATCGAGGGCCGCGCGGCACTCCCGGTAGGCGGCGAGGTACTCCTTGGCCTCGATGCGGACCCAGGCGAGGTTGACGCGGAGCGACACGTCCGCGGGGGCCTTCTCGATGCCGCGGCGGTAGACCTCCGCGGCCGCGGCGAGGTTCCCCAGCCGTTCCTGGAGTTCTCCGAGGGCGAGGTACGCCGGGATGTAGCTGGGATTCCGCTCCAGGATGCCGGAGTAGATCCGGACGGCGGCTCGATTCCTCCCGAGTTTCTCGTTCAGGAGGCCCGCCTTCATCGCCGCGTCGAGGTTGTCGGGAGCAATCCTGAGGAGCTCCTGGAACTGGGCGAGGGCGCCCTCGAGATCCCCCTTGCCGAGCATGGCGTCGCCCTTGACCAGGCGGGCGCGCGCGTCATCCGGATCGATCGCGAGCGCCTTCTCCGCCGCGGCGAGCGCGCCCG from Chlamydiota bacterium includes these protein-coding regions:
- a CDS encoding nucleotidyltransferase family protein, with protein sequence MIMAAGYATRLYPLTKDRAKPLLPIAGRPIIDYIVDALDKVEEIDRILVVTNRRFAPSFREWAEKRRSRAPVAVIDDGTVSDADKLGAIGDIRFVIEKERIDDDLFVVLGDNLFDLDLGRLIPFFREKGITVAAYDVGDREAARLYGILRVDAAHRVVNFVEKPADPPTTLAAIGMYLYPRRKLPLFETYAREGNKMDAPGLFVKWLCPREEVYAYVFRGIWYDIGDLEMYRRADALYTATRRAETD
- a CDS encoding polymer-forming cytoskeletal protein; the encoded protein is MSNILRRLGADGAGQGIPNYPGREEGQKMAIQDKLQQPIAHSELKETVISPDAEFKGSMKFKDSLRIDGNFEGEIDSNGTLFVGKTGLVKAEVHVGNVIVEGKIEGNVTCEDKIELRATAKMLGDIQAARLTIAEGVNIVGKCSVSSQKPAAEAFKPDRPSRPDFKKGRDDRSGGERSGMGGGAD
- a CDS encoding tetratricopeptide repeat protein — encoded protein: MRDPGDGICDAIRATLVPPMKSRPFRHLVAACLAAWSAATPAAGEPPEAAQNAEFYIRLGNTFIDGGQYEQALSMYTRAVALSPEIELRESIARAHVGLAALLLRNGDPRGAAEQYEKARALDPKLQISGRLAEAHRLHAERALRNGDAPGALAAAEKALAIDPDDARARLVKGDAMLGKGDLEGALAQFQELLRIAPDNLDAAMKAGLLNEKLGRNRAAVRIYSGILERNPSYIPAYLALGELQERLGNLAAAAEVYRRGIEKAPADVSLRVNLAWVRIEAKEYLAAYRECRAALDLDPENAAAYNYLGLVFMHIQRYQEALEAFGTALSKDPGYRAARMNLAFLHGVMGNSEEAVREYKGLIDKDPQNAEAHFNLGINYKKQGRFVLAAYHLQRAAELYGTDTPLGRRALGHIEEKK